A stretch of Aythya fuligula isolate bAytFul2 chromosome 1, bAytFul2.pri, whole genome shotgun sequence DNA encodes these proteins:
- the C3AR1 gene encoding C3a anaphylatoxin chemotactic receptor, with product MPPLLINSSSHEQAAVHYAPETIGSLAVFILVFIIGIPGNGLVIWVAGLKMKRSVNIVWFLNLAVADFVCCLSLPFYIVHLFLHEQWPYGWFLCKIIPSIIIFTMFASVFLLMAISIDRCLLVMKPVWCQNHRTVKFVSLACSGIWILALIFCCPVFHYREIVNKDGKIECGYNFGDNEMLDYMYDSDLITKLLEENSPLVPTVMYASTIFAHQPADNYPGFQAKTITTNKDATTAAHLFYAPVGVHSLLTSTAYPDIRLLGSGSDLPHTNLSVPPDADLHLNLLDYPDVLLDFDSDYSGNDSLGSFDAGDYPVPFALMIVTRAIFGFVLPFVVMTVCYALIAFRMYARQFHKPHGKMLRTITLVVAAFFICWVPYHVVGILFLVATPETGLSLLILWDHISTALAYANSCINPLLYVFVGRDFRAKARQTVQGVLEGAFTDEPTHSTPVSFAKSKTSADKDVSSTV from the coding sequence ATGCCTCCACTCCTGATTAATAGCAGTTCACATGAACAGGCTGCTGTACATTATGCACCAGAAACCATTGGCTCCCTTGCTGTCTTCATCCTCGTTTTCATCATAGGTATCCCAGGCAATGGGTTGGTTATCTGGGTAGCTggtctgaaaatgaaaaggtctGTGAACATTGTCTGGTTCCTAAACCTTGCTGTGGCTGACTTTGTGTGCTGCTTATCTTTGCCATTCTACATTGTTCACTTATTCCTCCATGAACAGTGGCCATACGGTTGGTTCCTCTGCAAAATCATTCCATCAATCATAATCTTCACCATGTTTGCTAGTGTTTTTCTACTCATGGCAATCAGCATTGACCGGTGCCTCCTTGTGATGAAACCTGTCTGGTGTCAAAATCATCGAACAGTGAAATTTGTATCACTAGCATGCAGTGGCATATGGATCCTGGCCCTCATTTTCTGCTGCCCTGTCTTTCACTACCGCGAGATCGTCAACAAAGATGGCAAAATTGAGTGTGGGTACAATTTTGGAGACAATGAAATGCTAGATTATATGTATGACAGTGATCTTATAACTAAGTTATTGGAAGAAAACTCACCTTTAGTACCGACTGTCATGTATGCTAGCACCATCTTCGCTCATCAGCCTGCTGACAATTATCCAGGTTTCCAGGCAAAGACTATAACCACCAACAAAGACGCAACCACGGCAGCTCACCTTTTTTATGCCCCTGTAGGTGTGCACTCCCTATTAACTTCCACTGCCTATCCTGACATCAGGCTATTGGGATCTGGTAGTGATCTACCTCATACTAACTTGTCTGTACCACCCGATGCTGACCTGCATTTGAATCTACTTGACTATCCTGATGTTTTGCTTGATTTTGACAGTGACTACAGCGGTAATGACTCACTGGGAAGTTTTGATGCGGGTGATTATCCTGTACCCTTCGCCTTAATGATAGTAACTAGGGCTATCTTCGGCTTCGTGCTCCCCTTTGTCGTGATGACAGTTTGCTACGCCCTTATTGCTTTCAGGATGTATGCGAGACAGTTTCATAAGCCACACGGCAAGATGCTGCGAACCATCACGCTTGTGGTAGCAGCATTCTTCATCTGCTGGGTTCCGTACCACGTAGTTGGGATTCTGTTCCTTGTAGCTACTCCTGAGACAGGACTAAGTTTACTGATCCTCTGGGATCACATCTCTACAGCACTTGCATATGCCAACAGCTGCATAAACCCTCTGCTCTATGTTTTTGTGGGTCGGGACTTCAGGGCAAAGGCACGGCAAACAGTGCAAGGAGTGCTGGAAGGAGCCTTTACTGATGAACCGACACATTCAACCCCTGTCTCCTTTGCCAAAAGCAAGACTTCAGCAGACAAGGATGTTAGCAGTACGGTCTAA